A genome region from Arachis duranensis cultivar V14167 chromosome 6, aradu.V14167.gnm2.J7QH, whole genome shotgun sequence includes the following:
- the LOC107494899 gene encoding uncharacterized protein LOC107494899: MCNPNWPEFRRFTERERIPIADHPDISCRVFHAKLKCLLSDLNEVKINDVNIDNRFVVRYNPLLLMKYQAHINLKFCNKSNVIKYLFKYVNKGPDRVTTTVGETYDVGESSQVVDEIKQYYYCRYLSPFESMWRIFAYDIHHRWPAVQRFADDVYGLDDGQHVVPGGARGSRRVSVSCIAKEAFVMLLLSGSMGRPLSIWKQTWAYLSDDILYRRRHELQYLDLTMSQDELHAFCLLEIEKLLQSNGKSLRNYAGMPVPNKSLYDTVSLTHEHDANVSKLNEEQRVVYDKIIDCVSNKRHGFFFVYGFGGTGKTFLYRVLSAKLRSEKNIVINVASSGIASLLLPSGKTAHSMFYIPVELTEDTVCRIKKDSSKAEVV, from the exons ATGTGTAATCCAAATTGGCCTGAATTTCGGCGATTCACAGAGCGAGAGCGAATTCCCATCGCTGATCATCCTGATATCTCTTGTCGTGTCTTTCACGCCAAGTTGAAGTGTCTCCTTAGCGATCTCAATGAAG TGAAGATCAACGATGTTAATATTGATAACAGATTTGTTGTGCGCTATAATCCACTGCTGTTAATGAAATATCAAGCTCACATAAATCTTAAGTTCTGTAACAAGTCAAACGTGATTAAGTATCTTTTTAAGTATGTCAATAAGGGTCCGGATCGGGTGACTACAACTGTTGGAGAAACATATGATGTTGGTGAATCTTCTCAAGTGGTTGATGAGATCAAACAGTATTACTATTGTCGTTATTTATCACCGTTTGAATCCATGTGGAGAATTTTTGCTTATGATATTCATCATAGATGGCCGGCGGTACAGAG ATTTGCTGACGATGTTTACGGGTTGGATGATGGCCAACATGTGGTTCCCGGAGGGGCG AGAG GAAGTCGCCGAGTTAGTGTCAGCTGCATAGCTAAGGAGGCTTTTGTGATGTTGTTGCTATCTGGTTCGATGGGAAGACCTCTGTCAATTTGGAAACAAACTTGGGCTTATTTGTCTGATGATATTCTTTATCGCAGAAGACATGAGCTGCAATATCTCG ATCTAACGATGAGTCAGGACGAGTTGCATGCATTTTGTTTGTTGGAGATTGAGAAACTATTGCAGAGTAATGGAAAATCATTGAGAAATTATGCTGGCATGCCAGTTCCTAATAAATCTTTA TATGATACTGTTTCTTTGACTCATGAGCACGATGCAAATGTCTCCAAGTTAAATGAAGAACAGAGGGTGGTCTACGATAAAATTATTGATTGTGTTTCGAATAAGAGGCACGGATTCTTTTTTGTGTATGGGTTTGGTGGCACTGGAAAAACTTTTTTATACAGAGTTTTGTCAGCTAAATTGCGATCTGAGAAAAATATTGTTATAAATGTTGCTTCTAGTGGTATTGCTTCTCTGTTGTTACCTAGTGGTAAGACGGCGCATTCTATGTTCTATATTCCTGTTGAGCTGACTGAAGACACTGTTTGTCGGATTAAGAAGGATAGTTCAAAAGCTGAGGTAGTCTGA